The following proteins come from a genomic window of Iamia sp. SCSIO 61187:
- a CDS encoding YciI family protein, translated as MAQYAVIIYEEETPGGVADIPPDVMAAHEALPGRIVEAGGRDVAGMALEPTSTARSVRGGVITDGPFIEAKEAIAGVFIIEARDLDHATSLAAMTPIMAGGVEVRPLLDFQVAAAGPDTEGVA; from the coding sequence ATGGCGCAGTACGCGGTGATCATCTACGAGGAGGAGACCCCCGGCGGGGTGGCGGACATCCCGCCCGACGTGATGGCCGCCCACGAGGCCCTGCCCGGGCGCATCGTCGAGGCCGGCGGCCGGGACGTGGCCGGGATGGCGCTGGAGCCGACGTCGACGGCGAGGTCGGTCCGGGGCGGCGTCATCACCGACGGGCCCTTCATCGAGGCCAAGGAGGCCATCGCCGGGGTGTTCATCATCGAGGCCCGCGACCTCGACCACGCCACGTCGCTGGCGGCGATGACGCCGATCATGGCCGGCGGGGTCGAGGTCAGGCCGCTGCTGGACTTCCAGGTGGCCGCGGCCGGCCCGGACACGGAGGGGGTCGCCTGA
- a CDS encoding EamA family transporter: protein MKTSAASPGPALATVLAPISWGTTYVTITELLPDGRPLFVAWMRVAPAGLVLVTLGLLASRWRPRGAEWGRTAVLATCNFGLFFPLLFVAVYRLPGGVAAAVGGLQPLLVLALTGAITGRRPRPRDLGVGVVAAVGVGLVVVRPGADIDPVGVLAAVGANLSFSLGVVLTKRFPAPGNRLAATGWQLLAGAALLTPLALLVEGAPPPITGQNVLGFAYLSLIGTAVAYVLWFRGIRRLPAAAPPLLGLAAPVTGAVMGWVVLGQALSPVQLVGFAVTVGAIAYGATLGGPAPAAVPAPAAPAAVPAVVTPVPPAPRRVACPA from the coding sequence ATGAAGACATCAGCGGCCTCGCCCGGCCCGGCTCTGGCCACCGTGCTGGCGCCCATCTCGTGGGGCACCACCTACGTGACGATCACCGAGCTGCTCCCCGACGGCCGCCCGCTGTTCGTGGCGTGGATGCGGGTGGCGCCGGCCGGGTTGGTCCTCGTGACCCTGGGCCTCCTGGCGTCGCGGTGGCGGCCCCGCGGCGCGGAGTGGGGGCGCACGGCCGTCCTCGCCACCTGCAACTTCGGCCTCTTCTTCCCGCTGCTGTTCGTCGCCGTGTACCGCCTGCCCGGCGGGGTGGCCGCCGCCGTCGGGGGTCTGCAGCCCCTGCTGGTGCTCGCTCTGACCGGGGCCATCACCGGCCGGCGCCCGCGGCCCCGGGACCTCGGCGTCGGGGTCGTCGCCGCCGTCGGCGTCGGCCTCGTCGTCGTGCGCCCGGGCGCCGACATCGACCCGGTCGGCGTGCTCGCCGCCGTGGGGGCCAACCTCTCGTTCTCGCTGGGCGTGGTCCTGACCAAGCGGTTCCCCGCCCCGGGCAACCGCCTGGCCGCCACCGGGTGGCAGCTCCTCGCCGGCGCCGCCCTGCTGACACCGCTCGCCCTCCTCGTCGAGGGAGCGCCGCCGCCGATCACCGGCCAGAACGTCCTGGGCTTCGCCTACCTCAGCCTGATCGGCACCGCCGTGGCCTACGTCCTCTGGTTCCGGGGCATCCGCCGCCTGCCGGCCGCGGCGCCGCCCCTCCTCGGCCTGGCCGCACCCGTCACCGGGGCGGTCATGGGCTGGGTCGTGCTCGGCCAGGCCCTCTCGCCGGTCCAGCTCGTCGGGTTCGCCGTCACCGTGGGAGCCATCGCCTACGGCGCCACCCTCGGCGGGCCCGCCCCGGCCGCTGTCCCCGCCCCGGCCGCCCCGGCCGCCGTCCCCGCCGTCGTCACCCCCGTCCCGCCCGCCCCCCGCCGGGTCGCCTGCCCGGCGTGA
- a CDS encoding SRPBCC domain-containing protein gives MGQTFEVGWEAEVPGPPEEVWDAVTRHSDGWLWPITYEPRLGGAESGLTGIGGRVTAWEPGRRFTTTATDEVGTNQLDYTFAATAGGTAVTYVHRTAVPDDDDLALQHDACAQHTDLYRHSMAEYVAHFAGRDATYVAVDGGPASAAQGSTAVLLRALGLPDDVAVGDEVTLAVPGAAPIVGVVDYRTETFLGIRSESGLHRIYGRDRWGWPVSVAHHLFDVDADGAAVEVAWRAFLDGLFPGDVEIEETA, from the coding sequence ATGGGTCAGACGTTCGAGGTCGGGTGGGAGGCGGAGGTGCCGGGTCCGCCCGAGGAGGTGTGGGACGCGGTGACCCGCCACAGCGACGGGTGGCTGTGGCCGATCACCTACGAGCCCCGGCTCGGCGGCGCCGAGTCGGGGCTCACCGGCATTGGCGGCCGGGTGACGGCCTGGGAGCCCGGGCGCCGGTTCACCACCACCGCCACCGACGAGGTCGGGACCAACCAGCTCGACTACACCTTCGCGGCGACGGCCGGCGGCACCGCGGTGACCTACGTGCACCGCACCGCCGTGCCCGACGACGACGACCTCGCCCTCCAGCACGACGCCTGCGCCCAGCACACCGACCTCTACCGGCACTCGATGGCCGAGTACGTCGCCCACTTCGCCGGTCGGGACGCGACCTACGTCGCGGTCGACGGAGGTCCGGCGTCCGCGGCCCAGGGCAGCACGGCCGTCCTGCTCCGGGCACTCGGCCTGCCCGACGACGTGGCCGTGGGCGACGAGGTGACCCTCGCCGTGCCCGGCGCGGCGCCGATCGTCGGGGTCGTGGACTACCGGACCGAGACGTTCCTCGGGATCCGGAGCGAGTCCGGGCTCCACCGCATCTACGGTCGCGACCGTTGGGGCTGGCCTGTGAGCGTCGCCCACCACCTCTTCGACGTCGACGCCGACGGTGCCGCCGTCGAGGTGGCCTGGCGGGCGTTCCTCGACGGTCTGTTCCCCGGCGACGTCGAGATCGAGGAGACGGCCTGA
- a CDS encoding DUF3253 domain-containing protein produces MADGPERTPDGHHIVVDGRRWRATDPSIPEPLRVELVAELMDARRSVRADGTAARARVQAAKVALGERGEPWWDEPTDAGRRERIAAAIVALARHRAPTSTTCPSDAARAVGGEGWRDLMDLTRDVARDLARGGEVEITQKGRALDPDAPWRGPVRIRSVVAP; encoded by the coding sequence GTGGCCGACGGACCGGAGCGGACACCGGACGGGCACCACATCGTCGTCGACGGTCGACGGTGGCGGGCGACCGACCCGTCGATCCCCGAGCCCCTGCGGGTCGAGCTCGTCGCCGAGCTGATGGACGCCCGGCGCTCCGTCCGGGCCGACGGCACCGCCGCCCGGGCCCGCGTGCAGGCGGCCAAGGTCGCCCTGGGCGAGCGGGGCGAGCCGTGGTGGGACGAGCCGACCGACGCCGGTCGGCGCGAGCGGATCGCCGCCGCCATCGTCGCCCTGGCCCGCCACCGGGCACCGACGTCGACCACCTGCCCGTCGGACGCGGCCCGGGCCGTCGGCGGCGAGGGTTGGCGAGACCTCATGGACCTGACCCGGGACGTCGCCCGCGACCTCGCCCGCGGCGGCGAGGTGGAGATCACCCAGAAGGGCCGGGCGCTCGACCCCGACGCGCCCTGGCGGGGTCCCGTCCGCATCCGGTCCGTCGTGGCCCCGTGA
- a CDS encoding nuclear transport factor 2 family protein: MDDHELIELERRGWQALATEGAAGPYYEEVLADEVLMLLPGGMVIDDRAQVVESMSGAPWDSFALTGERVLRLGDGAAVVAYSAVAKRGDHSYCALFNSTYVATPDGWRLSVHQQTPMEVPAEG; encoded by the coding sequence ATGGACGACCACGAGCTGATCGAGCTGGAGCGGCGAGGGTGGCAGGCGCTGGCCACCGAGGGGGCGGCCGGGCCGTACTACGAGGAGGTGCTGGCCGACGAGGTGCTGATGCTGCTGCCCGGGGGGATGGTCATCGACGACCGGGCCCAGGTGGTCGAGTCGATGAGCGGGGCGCCGTGGGACTCGTTCGCCCTCACCGGCGAGCGGGTGCTGCGCCTCGGCGACGGGGCCGCCGTGGTGGCCTACTCGGCGGTGGCCAAGCGGGGCGACCACAGCTACTGCGCCCTGTTCAACAGCACCTACGTGGCCACCCCCGACGGGTGGCGGCTGTCCGTCCACCAGCAGACGCCGATGGAGGTCCCGGCCGAGGGGTAG